One genomic region from Paramicrobacterium agarici encodes:
- a CDS encoding PIG-L family deacetylase — MAARRNAASGARSSETAGPQAAQDGVLDGVRHVMFVHAHPDDETLASGALMAELVDRGVTVTLVTCTRGERGEIVAGPHSHLEGTPEFAEHREHEVAGALAELGVTRHLWLGTAPARAVGLMPRSYEDSGMRWLSDGLAGPADDASPLSLTAVPLDDAVTDLLAVIDVETASGATAPDQPSPPSEKPDLIVSYNEIGGYGHPDHVRAREIARAAARARSIRFAEIVDAVPPGQTAPDAGEQDTLDDQAGERDAVAFTWFDLDDRLDQVKRALAHHASQVTVDGDDVVHSGGQRTPIQTSVGLRVVP; from the coding sequence ATGGCGGCGCGTCGTAACGCAGCATCCGGTGCTCGCTCGAGTGAGACGGCAGGCCCGCAGGCGGCCCAGGACGGCGTGCTCGACGGCGTGCGCCACGTGATGTTCGTGCACGCGCACCCCGACGACGAGACGCTCGCGTCGGGTGCGCTCATGGCCGAGCTCGTTGACCGCGGCGTGACCGTGACCCTCGTGACGTGCACGCGCGGTGAGCGCGGCGAGATTGTTGCCGGGCCACACTCGCACCTCGAGGGCACGCCCGAGTTCGCCGAGCACCGCGAGCATGAGGTTGCCGGTGCGCTCGCCGAGCTCGGTGTCACGCGTCATCTCTGGCTCGGCACGGCTCCCGCACGCGCGGTCGGCCTCATGCCGCGCTCGTACGAGGATTCCGGTATGCGTTGGCTGAGCGATGGTCTCGCCGGCCCGGCCGACGATGCATCGCCGCTGTCGCTCACGGCGGTCCCGCTCGACGATGCCGTTACCGACCTGCTCGCGGTCATCGACGTCGAGACCGCATCGGGGGCCACCGCTCCCGACCAGCCGAGTCCGCCGTCAGAGAAGCCCGATCTCATCGTGAGCTACAACGAGATCGGCGGGTACGGTCACCCGGACCATGTTCGGGCGCGCGAGATCGCACGGGCGGCGGCGCGCGCCCGCAGCATCCGCTTCGCCGAGATTGTCGACGCGGTGCCGCCAGGTCAGACGGCCCCGGATGCTGGGGAGCAGGACACCCTCGATGATCAGGCGGGGGAGCGGGATGCTGTCGCGTTCACGTGGTTCGACCTCGATGATCGCCTTGATCAGGTCAAGCGCGCGCTCGCCCACCATGCCTCGCAGGTCACCGTCGACGGCGACGACGTCGTGCACTCGGGCGGGCAGCGAACTCCGATTCAGACCTCCGTCGGTCTGCGCGTCGTGCCTTGA
- a CDS encoding RidA family protein yields the protein MSHEDLVAVDPPQLHSSPAFAQGMIAPPGPTLYVGGQNGTDSDGTLLDGLGAQTEQALRNVLAVLAEAGSGPEFVAKLTIYLAPGIDPTEAYAATGTTWGAHRTAVTVLTVPPARPGALVEIDAIAAVPQQV from the coding sequence ATGTCCCACGAAGATCTTGTGGCGGTAGACCCGCCTCAGTTGCACAGCAGCCCCGCCTTCGCGCAAGGAATGATCGCCCCGCCCGGCCCGACACTGTACGTGGGTGGTCAGAACGGAACTGACAGCGACGGCACGTTGCTCGACGGGCTCGGCGCCCAGACGGAGCAGGCACTGCGCAATGTTCTCGCCGTCCTTGCCGAGGCAGGCAGCGGGCCGGAGTTCGTTGCAAAGCTCACGATTTACTTGGCGCCGGGGATCGATCCGACCGAGGCGTACGCCGCAACCGGCACGACCTGGGGTGCGCATCGAACGGCGGTCACCGTGCTGACGGTTCCGCCCGCACGTCCGGGAGCGCTCGTTGAGATTGACGCGATTGCAGCGGTTCCGCAGCAGGTCTAA
- a CDS encoding type II CAAX endopeptidase family protein — protein MTAPHSRPGSTPESGSVPATALGSPSSRAATGAVAGSAHGTDPQRQRGRSIRSAVARYPLVTFFVLANLLSWAAWTPYILSNNGLGVWDYSFPEWLGTSQFAGVLPGAYLGPIASALLVTALADGRAGLRAWAKRLWKWRVGFRWYVITIVGVPAAIIASTLVFSGGQLQAPSLIVIAAFVPGLVLQMVTTGLAEEPGWRDFALPRLQARFTPLTASFILGPLWALWHMPLFLSDWGGWPDAAWWRPLEFAAFCIAFNVVMTWVFNRTGQSLPLSMLMHVSVNNFVSIAWSDMFPMLNADTAQHALLFGSTIAAVLIVAATRGRLGAAPRRV, from the coding sequence GTGACCGCCCCGCACTCTCGCCCCGGTTCGACGCCCGAAAGCGGCTCCGTGCCGGCTACCGCCCTGGGCTCGCCCTCCTCGCGCGCGGCTACCGGCGCCGTCGCTGGTTCTGCACACGGCACCGATCCGCAGCGTCAGCGCGGCCGCAGCATCCGTTCGGCCGTCGCTCGCTACCCGCTCGTCACCTTCTTCGTGCTCGCCAACCTGCTCAGCTGGGCGGCCTGGACGCCGTACATTCTGTCGAACAACGGACTCGGCGTCTGGGACTACTCGTTCCCCGAGTGGCTCGGCACCTCCCAATTTGCCGGCGTACTGCCCGGAGCATACCTTGGCCCCATTGCGTCGGCGTTGCTCGTGACGGCGCTCGCCGACGGCCGCGCCGGGCTGCGCGCCTGGGCGAAGCGCCTGTGGAAGTGGCGCGTCGGCTTCCGGTGGTATGTCATCACGATCGTTGGTGTTCCTGCCGCGATCATCGCATCGACGCTCGTCTTCTCGGGTGGCCAGCTGCAGGCACCGTCTCTCATAGTGATCGCCGCGTTCGTTCCCGGGCTGGTTCTGCAGATGGTCACAACCGGTCTCGCCGAAGAGCCGGGCTGGCGGGACTTCGCACTGCCTCGTCTGCAGGCGCGATTCACTCCGCTGACAGCATCCTTCATTCTCGGACCCCTGTGGGCGCTCTGGCACATGCCGCTGTTTCTCAGCGATTGGGGCGGCTGGCCGGATGCTGCCTGGTGGCGCCCCCTGGAGTTCGCGGCGTTCTGCATCGCGTTCAACGTCGTGATGACGTGGGTGTTCAACCGCACGGGCCAGAGTCTTCCGCTCTCAATGCTCATGCACGTGAGCGTCAACAACTTTGTCTCGATCGCGTGGAGCGACATGTTCCCCATGCTGAACGCCGACACTGCACAGCATGCACTGCTGTTCGGCTCCACGATCGCCGCGGTGCTCATCGTCGCGGCAACGCGAGGTCGCCTCGGTGCCGCCCCGCGCCGCGTGTGA
- a CDS encoding aconitate hydratase, with amino-acid sequence MQKNVAQKLIANHLVEGEMTPGSEVGLTVDQTLTQDATGTMVMLELEAMGLDRIKTELSVQYVDHNLLQTDEKNPDDHLFLQSAAQRFGLWFSKAGNGVSHPVHQAHFGRPGATMIGSDSHTCAAGALGMLAIGVGGLEVAMAMAGQPLYVEMPKIMGVELTGELPEWVSAKDVILEMLRRHGVKGGVGKIIEYHGPGLDNLTAMDRHVIANMGAELGATTTVFPADGAVREYLDAVGRGDEYQELLADDGATYDIEDRIDLSTLEPLIAKPSSPGNVVPVAEVAGEEVFQIVVGSSANPGLRDFAVVAEILGGQQTHSQVSVDINPTSREVLADLISGGWLKALVQSGARIHQSGCMGCIGMGQAPASGRNSLRTMPRNFPGRSGTEEDAVWLCSPETAAAAALTGRITDPRTLTQSHSIRYPHPDLPERFSTIDDMLLAPLPPDEAARVELVKGPNITSLPDSEPIADHLEVPVLLTMADNVSTDEIMPAGSRVLPYRSNIPKIAEFSFTRIDDTYPARAKEAEGGHVVIAGENYGQGSSREHAVIAPRYLGLRAVIAKSFARIHWQNLANFGILALEFDDPADYDAVSQGDIVVLDDLRASLERGKSVAATIGGREVPVHHRLSGRQVEMVLAGGRIPLTAQNS; translated from the coding sequence ATGCAGAAGAACGTTGCACAGAAGCTCATCGCCAATCATCTTGTCGAAGGTGAGATGACACCGGGCAGCGAGGTGGGGCTGACCGTCGATCAGACGCTCACGCAGGATGCGACGGGCACGATGGTGATGCTCGAGCTCGAAGCCATGGGGCTCGACCGCATCAAGACGGAACTCTCGGTGCAGTATGTCGACCACAATCTGCTGCAGACCGACGAGAAGAACCCCGACGACCATCTCTTTCTGCAGTCGGCGGCACAGCGATTCGGGCTGTGGTTCTCGAAGGCGGGCAACGGTGTCTCGCACCCCGTGCATCAGGCGCACTTCGGGCGGCCGGGCGCGACGATGATCGGCTCGGATTCGCACACGTGCGCGGCCGGTGCGCTCGGCATGCTCGCGATCGGCGTCGGAGGGCTCGAAGTGGCCATGGCGATGGCGGGACAGCCGCTCTACGTCGAGATGCCGAAGATCATGGGCGTCGAGCTGACGGGTGAGCTGCCGGAGTGGGTGTCGGCGAAAGACGTGATTCTCGAGATGCTGCGCCGGCACGGTGTCAAGGGCGGCGTGGGCAAGATCATCGAGTATCACGGGCCGGGACTCGACAACCTCACGGCGATGGATCGCCACGTGATCGCCAACATGGGCGCCGAGCTCGGAGCGACAACGACGGTGTTCCCCGCCGATGGCGCGGTACGCGAGTATCTGGATGCTGTGGGACGCGGCGACGAATACCAGGAACTGCTCGCCGACGACGGCGCAACCTACGACATCGAAGACCGTATCGACCTGTCGACCCTTGAGCCACTCATCGCCAAGCCGTCGTCACCGGGTAACGTCGTTCCGGTCGCCGAGGTCGCGGGCGAAGAGGTGTTTCAGATCGTCGTCGGCTCGTCGGCGAATCCCGGTCTGCGCGATTTCGCGGTGGTCGCCGAGATTCTGGGAGGCCAGCAGACTCACTCGCAAGTGTCCGTCGACATTAATCCGACGTCGCGCGAAGTGCTCGCCGATCTCATCTCGGGCGGGTGGCTCAAGGCGCTCGTGCAGTCGGGCGCTCGCATTCACCAGTCGGGCTGCATGGGCTGCATCGGCATGGGGCAGGCGCCGGCATCGGGGCGCAACTCTCTGCGCACCATGCCGCGCAACTTCCCCGGTCGCTCGGGAACCGAAGAGGATGCCGTGTGGCTGTGCTCTCCCGAGACTGCGGCAGCGGCAGCACTCACAGGTCGCATCACCGATCCCCGCACGCTCACGCAGTCTCACAGCATCCGGTACCCCCACCCCGACCTTCCCGAGCGGTTCAGCACGATCGACGACATGCTGCTCGCGCCGCTGCCACCCGACGAGGCCGCGCGGGTTGAGCTCGTGAAGGGGCCGAACATCACATCACTGCCCGATTCGGAGCCGATCGCGGATCACCTCGAGGTTCCCGTGCTGCTCACCATGGCCGACAACGTGTCGACGGACGAGATCATGCCCGCCGGGTCGCGCGTTCTGCCATATCGCAGCAACATTCCGAAGATCGCCGAGTTCAGCTTCACGCGCATCGACGACACGTATCCGGCGCGAGCGAAGGAGGCCGAGGGCGGCCACGTCGTCATCGCAGGCGAGAACTACGGGCAGGGCTCGTCGCGCGAGCATGCCGTGATCGCCCCGCGGTACCTCGGGCTGCGCGCCGTGATCGCGAAGTCGTTTGCTCGCATCCACTGGCAGAACCTCGCCAACTTCGGCATCCTCGCGCTCGAGTTTGACGACCCTGCCGATTACGATGCCGTGTCGCAGGGCGACATCGTCGTGCTCGATGACCTTCGAGCGAGCCTGGAGCGCGGCAAGAGCGTTGCGGCCACGATCGGCGGTCGTGAGGTTCCCGTGCATCACCGGCTCTCGGGGCGCCAGGTGGAGATGGTGCTGGCGGGAGGGCGCATTCCGCTCACCGCGCAAAACTCGTGA
- a CDS encoding thiamine pyrophosphate-requiring protein: MTEKQPATTTEQHPDATVADVIVERLGDWSVDRVFGYSGDGVNGILEALKRTDGAIEFVQARHEENAAFMAVGQAKYAGGAGVVTSTQGPGAVHLLNGLYDAKLDRVPVVAIIGQQNRSVLGSGYMQEIDLRTLFADVGAQFITEITTPGQVPMAIDRAFRAALDSRSPAVVIVPHDVQSAPAPELPHKHGIVTTSEEFATPLVHPSDAQLQSAAEVLNAGERIALLVGKGASRARDQVEAMADRLGAAIVTSLLGKAYVDEARPNAAGVMGHLGTTASAGVLTECDTLLIVGSNDPWTEFYPNPDQARAVQIDISAAHIANRYPVEVGLIGEASGTLTALLDLVDDKSDADWAARVREHVSDWHRVSDERAAVPMEPINPEAAVRALSPHVPEDAQIAVDVGSVVYWYARQLHLPTDVPAHVSGTLASMGCGIPYGIAAKLAYSERPVIVLSGDGGMQMTGLAELVTVAARWESWADPRFVIAILNNRDLAEVSWEQRENEGMARFRQTQALPDVRYSEYANLLGLDGERVTDPDELDGAWQRGLSADRPFVLDIVTDPATPLVPPLAQASAKLDSMRTALESESGELGERARQLLEEYVRIEQGE; this comes from the coding sequence ATGACCGAGAAGCAGCCAGCCACGACCACCGAGCAGCATCCGGACGCCACGGTCGCCGACGTCATCGTCGAACGTCTTGGCGACTGGAGCGTTGATCGCGTCTTCGGCTACAGCGGCGACGGCGTGAATGGAATACTCGAGGCTCTGAAACGCACGGACGGTGCGATCGAGTTCGTGCAGGCCCGTCACGAAGAGAACGCCGCGTTCATGGCGGTCGGTCAGGCGAAGTACGCCGGCGGTGCCGGCGTCGTCACGTCGACACAGGGGCCAGGAGCCGTGCACCTGCTCAACGGGCTCTACGATGCGAAGCTCGATCGCGTTCCCGTTGTCGCCATCATCGGGCAGCAGAATCGCAGTGTTCTCGGCTCGGGGTACATGCAGGAGATCGACCTGCGCACCCTCTTCGCAGACGTGGGCGCCCAGTTCATCACCGAGATCACGACGCCAGGCCAGGTGCCGATGGCGATCGACCGTGCCTTTCGAGCGGCGCTCGACAGTCGTTCGCCCGCCGTGGTGATCGTTCCGCACGACGTTCAGTCGGCACCAGCGCCCGAACTGCCTCACAAGCACGGCATCGTCACCACGTCTGAGGAGTTCGCGACGCCGCTCGTGCACCCGTCAGACGCGCAGCTGCAGAGCGCGGCCGAGGTTCTCAACGCGGGCGAGCGCATCGCGCTGCTCGTGGGCAAGGGGGCGTCGAGAGCGCGTGATCAGGTTGAGGCGATGGCCGATCGACTGGGCGCAGCCATCGTCACGAGTCTTCTCGGCAAAGCCTATGTCGACGAGGCCCGCCCGAACGCCGCAGGTGTCATGGGCCACCTCGGCACGACGGCGAGCGCGGGCGTGCTGACCGAGTGCGACACACTGCTCATCGTCGGCTCGAACGATCCGTGGACGGAGTTCTACCCCAATCCCGATCAGGCGCGCGCCGTGCAGATCGACATCAGCGCCGCGCACATCGCCAACCGCTACCCAGTGGAGGTCGGACTCATCGGCGAAGCATCCGGCACCCTCACTGCGCTGCTCGACCTCGTCGACGACAAATCGGATGCTGACTGGGCAGCGCGCGTGCGCGAGCACGTGTCTGACTGGCATCGCGTCAGCGACGAACGCGCGGCTGTTCCCATGGAGCCGATCAACCCGGAGGCGGCCGTGCGGGCCCTCTCGCCGCACGTTCCGGAAGACGCGCAGATCGCCGTCGATGTGGGAAGCGTCGTGTACTGGTACGCGAGGCAGCTGCATCTGCCCACGGACGTGCCCGCGCATGTCTCTGGCACGCTCGCGAGCATGGGCTGCGGCATCCCTTACGGCATCGCGGCGAAGCTTGCGTACTCCGAGCGCCCGGTCATCGTGCTCTCGGGCGATGGCGGAATGCAGATGACCGGTCTTGCCGAACTCGTCACCGTCGCTGCGCGGTGGGAGAGCTGGGCCGATCCGCGATTCGTCATCGCGATTCTCAACAACCGCGACCTCGCCGAGGTCAGCTGGGAACAGCGCGAGAACGAGGGAATGGCCCGCTTCAGGCAGACGCAGGCGCTGCCCGACGTTCGCTACTCGGAGTACGCCAACCTGCTCGGCCTCGACGGCGAGAGGGTCACCGACCCAGACGAGCTGGATGGCGCCTGGCAACGTGGTCTTTCCGCGGACCGGCCCTTCGTGCTCGACATCGTGACCGATCCCGCCACGCCGCTCGTGCCGCCGCTCGCTCAGGCGAGTGCCAAGCTCGACTCCATGCGCACGGCTCTCGAGTCCGAGTCAGGCGAACTCGGCGAGCGCGCGCGGCAGCTTCTCGAGGAGTACGTGCGCATCGAGCAGGGCGAATAA
- a CDS encoding ArsR/SmtB family transcription factor — MTDADDEALDAAFLALAHPIRRRIIARLSRGSATVNDLAEPFEMSKQAVSRHIQMLEAAGLVTRSRDAQRRPVALDAAKLEKLTSWIDRYRLIHEQQFRQLDELLADHESEKDVEK; from the coding sequence ATGACGGATGCGGATGACGAGGCTCTCGATGCGGCCTTTCTCGCTCTGGCGCACCCGATCCGACGCAGGATCATCGCCCGCCTGAGCAGAGGGTCTGCCACGGTGAACGACCTGGCGGAACCGTTCGAGATGTCCAAGCAGGCCGTATCGCGTCACATCCAGATGCTCGAGGCTGCGGGGCTCGTCACGCGATCGCGTGATGCGCAGCGCCGTCCCGTCGCGCTGGATGCCGCAAAACTCGAGAAGCTCACGTCGTGGATCGACCGATACCGGCTGATTCACGAGCAGCAGTTCAGGCAGCTCGATGAGCTTCTCGCTGACCATGAAAGCGAAAAGGATGTAGAGAAATGA
- a CDS encoding SRPBCC family protein produces the protein MTNPVTITAPEGLPFIDIEREFEAPPSAVFRAHADPELVSQWMGPHGYEMETPEWNFTTHGSYRFVHRDPDGNEYRFNGTFHTVRENEVVIQTFEFEGAPDAVSIEKLTLTDLGNGRTKLSSRATYPSVEVRDAMVQSGMEHGIVEGYESLDAILARG, from the coding sequence ATGACGAACCCCGTAACCATCACGGCACCGGAAGGCCTGCCCTTCATTGACATCGAGCGCGAGTTCGAGGCACCGCCCTCAGCGGTCTTCCGCGCCCACGCCGACCCAGAACTCGTCTCCCAGTGGATGGGCCCGCACGGCTATGAGATGGAGACTCCGGAATGGAACTTCACCACGCACGGTAGCTATCGGTTCGTGCATCGTGATCCAGACGGCAACGAGTACCGCTTCAACGGCACTTTCCACACGGTGCGAGAGAACGAGGTCGTGATCCAGACTTTCGAGTTCGAGGGGGCTCCGGATGCTGTCAGCATTGAGAAGCTGACACTCACTGATCTTGGCAATGGGCGCACGAAGCTCAGTTCCCGCGCAACGTACCCCAGCGTTGAGGTGCGTGACGCCATGGTTCAGAGTGGTATGGAACACGGCATCGTCGAGGGCTACGAGTCGCTTGACGCGATTCTTGCCCGTGGCTGA
- a CDS encoding VOC family protein, with translation MKMKLELVPIPVTDVDRAKEFYTEALGFTADVDAAPAPGVRVVQVTPPGSACSIGFGTGLPAYDDREPGAVKALHMVVADIEAARSELIGRGVDVGAVDDVGGGVKYAALADPDGNTLVLQEMAWRKRDAF, from the coding sequence ATGAAGATGAAGCTGGAACTCGTTCCAATTCCGGTGACCGACGTTGACCGCGCCAAAGAGTTCTATACCGAGGCGCTCGGTTTCACTGCCGATGTCGATGCGGCACCGGCGCCGGGCGTGCGCGTCGTGCAGGTGACGCCGCCTGGCTCGGCCTGCTCGATCGGGTTCGGCACGGGACTTCCTGCGTATGACGACCGAGAGCCTGGAGCGGTGAAGGCGCTGCATATGGTCGTGGCTGATATCGAGGCGGCGCGGAGCGAGCTCATCGGGCGAGGTGTCGACGTGGGTGCGGTCGACGATGTCGGTGGCGGTGTCAAATACGCCGCACTTGCCGACCCAGATGGCAATACTCTCGTGTTGCAGGAAATGGCCTGGCGCAAGCGTGACGCATTCTGA
- a CDS encoding nuclease-related domain-containing protein gives MTGDSLPSDKQMRLRYAGTCHRCGASLPAGVLAVYERDARRVRCISCSESGRDDENSAGDVDLGTAGASARREYERRQSSREERIRKKYPKLSGVILALSDEPQSTSAWKQGAIGEELLAQRLSTLPESVRTLNDRRIAGTRANIDHIVIAPSGVWVVDAKRYRDRRPELQVTGGILRQRSESLRIGGRDGTRLVEGVTAQVAHVRNALADPQLPVTGALCFLEADWPLLGGSFVVDGVHVLWPRLLVKQIRSGPDRKIDVDAVSARLAKAFPVA, from the coding sequence ATGACGGGCGATTCTCTCCCCTCCGACAAGCAGATGCGCTTGCGTTACGCGGGCACCTGTCACCGTTGCGGCGCCAGTCTTCCCGCCGGCGTTCTCGCCGTATACGAGCGCGACGCACGGCGAGTGCGCTGCATCAGCTGCTCCGAGAGCGGTCGCGATGACGAAAACAGCGCAGGTGACGTCGACCTCGGTACCGCTGGAGCGTCGGCACGCCGCGAATACGAACGCCGTCAGAGCAGTCGAGAAGAGCGGATACGCAAGAAATATCCGAAGCTGAGCGGTGTCATCCTCGCGCTTTCGGACGAGCCGCAGAGCACTAGTGCGTGGAAGCAGGGCGCAATCGGTGAGGAGCTTCTCGCCCAGCGTCTGAGCACTCTCCCGGAGTCCGTGCGAACGCTCAATGACCGTCGCATTGCAGGCACACGTGCGAACATCGACCACATTGTCATCGCACCCTCGGGCGTGTGGGTCGTCGATGCGAAGCGCTACAGAGACAGGCGGCCTGAGCTTCAAGTTACGGGCGGGATCCTTCGGCAACGTTCCGAATCACTGCGCATCGGTGGCCGCGACGGAACCCGCCTCGTCGAGGGCGTGACCGCTCAGGTCGCGCACGTGCGGAACGCGCTGGCTGATCCACAGCTGCCGGTCACTGGTGCACTCTGCTTTCTCGAGGCGGATTGGCCACTCCTTGGCGGCAGCTTCGTGGTCGATGGGGTGCATGTGCTCTGGCCGCGCCTTCTTGTCAAGCAGATCAGATCAGGGCCCGACCGGAAGATCGACGTCGACGCTGTGAGCGCGCGCCTCGCGAAGGCTTTCCCCGTCGCCTGA
- a CDS encoding VOC family protein — MDLIRAVPILTVANLDEAIERHSRLLGLDVIMNHGWVAFLGAADGPHFGLMTADATAPENPVMSLEVADVDAAYASARETGIEIVHPLQNEEWGVRRFFFRDADGTVVNVLSHRS, encoded by the coding sequence ATGGATCTGATTCGCGCGGTCCCGATTCTCACGGTTGCCAACCTCGACGAGGCGATCGAACGTCATTCCCGGTTGCTCGGCCTCGATGTGATCATGAATCACGGGTGGGTGGCGTTTCTCGGCGCAGCCGACGGGCCGCACTTCGGGCTTATGACTGCCGATGCGACGGCGCCGGAGAACCCGGTGATGTCGCTTGAGGTTGCCGACGTCGATGCCGCCTATGCTTCAGCCCGCGAGACAGGGATCGAGATCGTTCATCCTCTGCAGAACGAAGAGTGGGGCGTTCGGCGCTTCTTCTTCAGAGATGCGGACGGCACGGTCGTCAATGTGCTCAGCCACCGCAGCTGA
- a CDS encoding TetR/AcrR family transcriptional regulator, with amino-acid sequence MSDTKNGRTDYGTGKEALIRAAIRAVATGGLRRLTYRSVAAEAGVAHGLVVHHFGSIQNLLHEALRFAATESLALSSFYPPVDTVDEFAEGLAELAEKDAAVQAFQYELVLESRRDPALVPEIEAYHAQYRAAIHRQLHHFGLRDEALTDLVWATLDGIVFQQTALGRTETSRASLERLRSLLRGLMSERAHS; translated from the coding sequence ATGAGTGACACCAAGAACGGCCGTACAGATTACGGCACCGGCAAGGAAGCCCTCATTCGCGCAGCCATTCGCGCGGTTGCGACGGGCGGACTGCGCCGGCTTACGTATCGCAGCGTCGCAGCGGAAGCTGGCGTGGCACATGGGCTGGTCGTGCATCATTTCGGCAGCATCCAGAATCTGCTGCACGAAGCTCTGCGATTCGCTGCAACCGAGAGCCTCGCGCTCTCGTCGTTCTATCCCCCGGTAGACACGGTCGATGAATTTGCCGAAGGCCTTGCGGAGCTTGCCGAGAAGGATGCTGCGGTGCAGGCGTTCCAGTACGAACTCGTTCTGGAGTCGCGACGTGATCCCGCACTCGTTCCTGAGATCGAGGCGTATCACGCGCAGTATCGCGCGGCGATACATCGCCAGCTGCATCACTTCGGACTGCGGGACGAAGCCCTCACCGATCTCGTCTGGGCGACACTTGACGGCATTGTGTTTCAGCAGACGGCATTGGGGCGCACCGAGACGAGCAGGGCATCACTTGAACGATTGCGCTCTCTGCTGCGTGGATTGATGAGCGAGCGCGCGCACAGCTGA